The genomic DNA CTTTCGCGTACCCGCACCGCCCCCCCTGCCAGCGCGCATCCTGAGTGGCCAacaccgaggccgtcaaTGCGCGACAGCTCCGATTCCACGcgaaggaaagaaaaaagtcTTCCCCAGTTTTGCCCATGCTGGCTGCGCCGTTTTTCTGGGAAATGTTGCTCAAGTCGCAAGTCACAAGTCGCAAGTGTCACTCAAATCAAGGCCCGCAAGTCCCTCGTGGAGTCGTGTGAGTCTTCCTcaagtctctctctctctctctcggccctcgtcttcgccctgattccctcccccctgaCCCTGCCACTTCTGTGCCTTTCTGTCCGCAGGTAGCCTAGCGTACCCATTGAGTGTACTGTGCGCCCCCGCTCCTGGTCTATTCTCCATTCCTTCCAGAGGAGGGAAGACCCGACAGAAGGTGAGAGATACCGCGTAAGAGCCGTGGCCCGGGGACGATGCTGTAGTTAGCAACTTGGGACTGCAAAGGTGCGGCCGAACAGGCACAGTACCTAGGCaagtagcagcagcagacaAGTCGGCTGTACGCCTCATCGACTCCATCCCGTCTCAACCCTGTCCCGCCCGCCGTCTTTTTCGCTCCATCGTTTTCCTACTCTCCCACCTCCCTACCGCCGAACACCCTGCAACTTGTTTGTCTGGCACACCAGAGAGAACATACCGGCATCTCAGACTAATACTTCTACCTGAGGCCCCCTTTCACTTTTACACACatttcttctcctccttcctttctctccccttccAACACCCCAATATACCCTCCTTCTAATCAGATCGCGCGTTTGTTTGGCGGCTACGGTGCTGTCAAATGAACCTGCAACGGACTCTTCACCAATTTCCCCATGTAAGTTTTACTGTCTATCTACCTAATACATGCAATTTCTATCCTAATGAGGCTTCTTGCCGGACGCCACTCGCCGCCGatttttcccccttccttttccaTTTCCATGACTTCTACCGTGACTTAACATCCGTACTTACCCCAAAtaacctacctacctgcccACTCACCTCCAAATCTGTCATCTGAATCCGCGCGGGAAGCAGAGCGCAAATCTTGTCGATCACCGCCTACGCAGCAATCTAGACACGAGAGAGAAAAACGGCAACTGACAATCTCACCATTTAGAACTCCCCCTTCCGCCGCGTCTTCTAAATGCCCACCATCTACTCCTCCCTCTACCAGAATTTCATCCGTCAAGGATTCGCGAAATCTTTCACCCACGGCTACGCCCAGTCCGTCGTTGCCGCCACACATCCTATCCTCAACACCCAGAACCGGCCTTCATTTGCCCGCCGGAACACCAACCGCTTCGGTCGTCTTCAGTCTCTTCAGCTTCAGTCCGCCTTCCACACCGCTGAGAGGACAAGCACCAGTCTCCCCCAGCACCACACCGAGAAACTCGACGAAAAGCTCAAGCATGGAAGTCTAGACGCCTATTTCGAGGCGCTGCGGAGCCAGCAGGCCTCGGAAGAGGAGCTTGAGAAAGAATGGACGCAGTTTCAATTCCAGCAGCAGATCGAGTGGAAGCCCACGCCTGCTTCCATCCTCGTTGGCGAGGCCGCCACCCATGATGCCGAGGACTACGCAGCTGCACAAGATGGAGAGACGCCCTCAGCTATCCCCCCAgaggcccaggccgccctcgcACAGATCGATGCTGCtttggagaaggagatcGAGTTCAGAAATCGCATGGAGGCTTTGGAAGAGGCCTCTGAGCACTCTATTCGATCAGTCTCCCGCGGTGGGTCTGCGGCGCGTTCGTACCAGTCCCCGGCCATCGACAGATCGCGGTCACCCTTCAGCGAAGTCCGGACTGCCACCCCTCCGTTCGACCCTCAATCTCAGGTTTACGCCGATCACCTACACAAGCTCTCCGCCGATGGCCGCTATGCCGAGATCCCGGCAGTGTTTGAGGCCATGCTCGTTGCTGGCGTGCAGCCCATCGCCAGTGCCTACAACGCTTTGTTGATGGCTGCCATCCACCTGCCAACAGCCAAGAACGAGATCGTTACTAAGGCTTTAGATGTGTACGCCGACATGCTCCGCCGTAAGATTGTGCCTGACAGCGACACGTACAACATTCTtgtcggcctcctcgctgCCCGCTCTCTCGAGGTTGCCTCTTTGAAGAAGACTCTCCAGGAGAAGCTCGTACGGTTTGGTGGCATGGACGAGCCTGGCAAGTTCATGTTTGCGTCTCATGAGCTCGAGAATGCCATTCTTTCTGAGGATGACAGACTCGATCTTGCGATGGACATGTTCGAGAAGTCAGTCCTCACTCAGCGAGCGGCTTATTCGGCCGAGTCCTACCACCAGCTTATTTCCGCTTGTGCTCAGGCCGGGCGTGTCAACGATATGCTGCGTCTGTACGAGCACATGGAGCTGAACCGTGTTACCCCCTTCGCCGCCATGTTCCCCAGCATGATCACCGCCTTCGCGACGTCTGGCGACCTGGTCAGCGCTGTCGAGTGCTACAATGAGTATAAAGAACTTGCTGTCGCTAACGACAACGGCGAGACCACTCTTCACGATCGATTGGACGCCGAGGTGTACGCTGCTGTCATTCATGCCTACATCATCTCTgacaaggtcgacggcgccatGAAGTTCTACGAAAAGATCATCAAGGAGTACGGAGTTCGCGCCGGCGACATCAAGGATGCCATTGTCAGCTCCGGTATGGTCAAGGCTTTCACCGACCGTGGCATCTTCAACGAGGCACTCCGTTGGGCTCAagttgtcgaggccgagaacagAGCGGATCCCATGGGTAACCTAGCAGCTCGCGCTGCTGACCAGGGTGACAAGCACACGGCTGTTGCTGCCTTCGCCAACTTGCCCATCAACTTCTCCAAGATCGCCACTCCTGCCATGGCGCTGCTGGCCCTGAGCGTCCGCCAGGGCGACGTGATTTCGGCGGCTCGTTACTGGCATGTTCTCTGCGCTCCTGAGACGCCGGTTACTCCCGCCCTCATCGAGCCTACTGCCATGTACGCCATTGCCATGATTGGCTCGGGCCAGGTTGCCGAGGGGTTGGCCGAGTCTGAACTCATGTTCCAGAGGATCCGTGCCGCCAACCCTGACAGTGCGGATGAAATTGAAGAGGGCGCCGACTTTGTACACCAATTCATGAGTAGccgcggcatcgtcgacccTCGTGAGATGGCTTCTCAGCAAGCCATGTCCGCGTCTCccttcgccgccaccgccactGTCTCGAGCTTTGAGGACTCATTCGACCCGTACGCACACAACACCGACTTCAAGGGTTCCTCGCTCATTTCCGACGAGCTTGAGGGCTCCCACGGTCGCAAGGGCCCTAAGCTTTACGATGCCCTGGCACGCTTCCGCAACATGCGCCGCGCCGGTCGCCACCCCCGCTACATTACCTACGCCAAGCTGatctccgccgcctctcGCGACGGCAAGATGGAGCTTTGCAACGACATTCTCGCTATGGCCCGTACCGACGTGCCCTTGCTTCCCCAGTATGCTGTCGTCCGCTACGGCTGGTCTTCCATCCTGGATGCCATGGTTGGCGCGTGTCTCACCATGGGTTACCGCCAGATGGCCGAGCAGTACCACCAGGAACTCCTGGCCATGGGCGCCGCCCCTTCCGCCAACACCTTCGGTCTGTACATCACCACCCTCAAAGAGTCGGCCAAGACATTTGACGAGGCCTCCGAGGCTGTCAAGATCTTCCACCGTGCCAAGGCTGAGGGCGTCGAAGCCAGCTCCTTTTTGTACAATGCCCTGATTGGCAAGCTTGGCAAGGCTCGCCGCATCGACGACTGCCTGTTCTACTTCGCCGAGATGCGCGCCCTGGGCATTAAGCCCACGTCTGTCACCTATGGCACCATTGTCAATGCTCTCTGCCGTGTGAGTGATGAGAAGTTTGCTGAGGAGCTGTTTGACGAGATGGAGGCCATGCCTAACTACAAGGCCCGCCCCGCCCCGTACAACAGCATGATGCAGTTCTTTTTGACCACCAAGCGCGACAAGTCCAAGGTCCTTGCCTATTACGAGCGCATGAAGACCAAGGGCATCACTCCCACTGCACACACGTACAAGCTTCTCGTCGACACCCACGCCACTCTCGAGCCCATCGAcatggccgcggccgagaaggtTCTGGAGGCTATCCGTGTCTCTGGTCAGAAGCCTGAAGCCATTCACTTTGCTGCTCTTGTCCACGCTCGTGGCTGCAACCTCCACGATATGGAGGGCGCCCGCAAAGTGTTCGATTCTGTCATGTCGGACCGATCTGTCACGGCCAACGCCAGCCTGTTCCAGGCACTCTTCGAGGCCATGGTCGCCAACCACAAGGTCGCCGACACCGAGGCCATCCTGGCGCAGATGCGCCGTCGGGGCGTTGAGATGACACCGTACATCGCCAACACTCTGATCCATGGCTGGGCTGCGGAGAAGAAAATTGAGAAGGCGCAAGCCATCTACGACTCAGTTGGTCACGAGAAGCGTGAGCCCAGCACATACGAGGCCATGACCCGTGCATACCTCGCCGTAGAGGAGCGtgagaaggccaagggtGTTGTTGGCGAGATGCTTTGCCGCGGTTACCCCAGCGCCGTTGTCAACAAGGTGCTGGAGCTTTtgggcggtggcggtggcgatgaAGTTGTTGCGCACAACTAAGTACTCGTCCACTTCGTCCCGTCCGGCTTCGTCAATTCCTTTGAAATGCGCATCGAGCTGCCGCTCTGCGTGTTCCTTTCGGGTTCCCATATTTCCTTTGTAATTGCCCTCACCTACCGTGTTGCTTGATACCCCGTTGTGTTTTGAGGTCGATGGACTGAGGGTCTTGGGGTGTCTGGCCAAGGATGTGCGGCCGTGTTTGATTTACGGCAGTGCGCCGGAAACAAATTTTTTCCTATTGTCATTGTTTTGGGGGGATTCGGGACCTTGAAACTGGAGGTCGACAGATTCATCTTTCCCGGATGCCCTGGGCGGTACGGCGTTCAAAGGAAGTAAAAGGATCAATCAAGGTGAAGGATCATCTTAATCATCAGGAGGGGGCCCTTTTTCCCCCATGGGTTTTTTGTTTTATTCTATTGGCATGCGAGCGATGATGGCCTACTTATAGACCACAAACCCCACTCTAGCATATATATAAAAAAGAGGGTGCCGGATAGAAGAGTGAATGCAGCATAGAAGGATTATGGACGGGATGGGAAAGGGGTATTTCTGGGGGTCGGTTTACGACGGCATGTCATGAGGGCATGTGATCCAGCTGTATGTATATTAACGGCAACATCAAATAACCAGACTTGTCGACTGTTCACAACGCTTGTCATGAATCTTCATGATATCTTGCCCTGGTGAAGGCATGTGGTGAGCATGTGTGCAAGCTATTATTGGGATCCCCGAATGTTCCAACAAGCTTGCCTAAGGTAGGGTCAAGCATAGTCTGGCTAGAGCAATAGAGTGATCGTCGCGTTTTCTGCTCATGCAGGCAATCTAGATGACGATCAAACACGACTAGTAATGTCCGCACAACAAACGAGCAATAGTTGCTTGATGAAATGACCCGCCTGCATCTTATTGAGCCAGTCCTCAATCATTATGATCAGTGAGCGAGTTGCCTAGGTCAATGGTCATTGGTGAAGATGATGTAGAAATGGTTGAGTCTCATCATTGCTCAGTGACCTTCTTCAATCGTGCCAACATGTAAGAGATACTGGCACCAAGGCGCtcaacaaaaaaaaaccatgGTGTCGGTGTCATTTGATCCAAAGCATGGCAGCTTTTCATTATTCCCAAAAAAAAATCAAATCCGCTCCAAACCACAAGAACGCCCGGCCCTTGCCCCGGTCCCGGCAACCGAGTCTATGAGCTCGCAGCCGCAACCTTGACGCTGCCGTCCTCCATGCCAAAGTAGGCGGCGACAGGCTTCTGGGCAAGACCCTCCTTGCCTGCGCGGGCGGcctgcaggccgtcgaggccgtggaAGATACCGATCTCAACGATGCCGGGAATCATCAACAGCTCCCGGGCGAGGGCCGATACCTCccaggcgccggcggcgtcgcgccCGAGCTGGCGGGACGAGGGGTCGGCGTCAGCCAGGTCctggggcagcagcagcttcggGAAGGGCGCGTCAATGAGCCACATGCCGTTGTCGGTGACAACCTCACCAGCCTTGCCGGGAGCGCCGGGCCGCACGAGGGGCTTGACGGAGCCGAGGGCCGTCAGCCTGTCGAGCACGTCCGGGGCGGACATGGGGAGGACCTCGATGGGGATGGCCTTCCAGTTGGTGAGCAGTCTCGAGGATAGCTTGCGGTAGTCTGTTATTGCGCGGGGGAACGTCAGCTCATCTCACTCGCTCTCAGACTCACGCAAGAGAAATGAGTCATGACTtaccggcgacgacgacaaacTTCTTGGCGGCAATGGCGACGAGCTTCTCCTGGAAGAGgcaggcgccgccgcccttgatgCAGTtgaggtcggcgtcgacctcgtcggcgccgtcaaaGGCGACGTCAATGGGgacgagcttgccgtcggggccCAGGGGCCGCTCGTCGAGGTTGCACAGGCGCAGACCGGCGGCGCGGATGAGGCCCTTGGACTGGCTGCCGGTGGGGAGGAATGTCATGGCGGCGTGGAAGGCGGGGCCCTTtgcggcgatggcgtcgacgacgtagacgacggtgctgccggaaccgatgccgacgaagcgcgccgagggcgcgaggtgctcgtcgacggcgcggtaggcggcggccttcttggccgactcgacgagggaggctgctgcggcggacATGGTGCGGGCGTGGACGGCAGGCGGGGTTGTAGTGGTTCTGCTGAAGAGGATGCCCAAGGTGAGCGACGGGACCCGtgcggtggaggaggaggaggaggatgatgatgaagaagaccGGAGAGATGAGATTGTTGATCGTAAGGCTCTGAGACTTGTATTGCCGCAGGTCCAAAGCATGagaggcgaaggcgaagacgaTCTTTATGGTGTCCGTCTGGAGATGAGGGCGGTGGTGTTATAGTGGAATGTGAGCCATAAAAAAGCGACAGCGTCTCTCTTGAGCCTTCCCCTTCCCGACTCAGGgaccctacctacctacgtcAAACCCGTGGGGCCCGGAGCTGGCTGGTCCCACACAGTCACACACAGTCGGCACTGCACTGTCCGCTCGCCTcgtctctcccctcccacgATGCGCTTTCGCATGTCAAACTTTCAAGGATCCATGCCTCACTTTCTTTTCACGTTGCGTCATCACACCCGCCCCGCCCCCCGCCGCATCTCGTCGGCCGGCCTACTACCATATTAAGAGCAGCACCGAATCCTTTCGGGAACGTCGAGCCCGGTTTCAATTGGCGAGAAACGCGCAGCAAGTGTACTGAAACCCTCAAGACGGAGAGGAATATAGCCAAACGGTTCGGCGACCCCGCAAAGGACCCCGCAGTGAACGCAGAATAGGCCAAGGAACTaaagggaagagaaggaaaaaggaaCGCCGCAGCAGCACAGAAACTACAGGATGACGGCCTCAATGACCTCAAACCCCACCACgacggccgtctcggccccGGGCAAGgtgctcctcgccggcggctaCCTCGTGCTGGACCGCGCCTACAcgggcctcgtcttcgggcTCAGCGCCCGCatcaacgtcgtcgccgccgagatccaCACCATGCCCGGCGTGCACCTGACCgagatcgtcgtcgagaGCCCGCagttcctcgacgccgtgtGGCGCTACGGTTTCCATCTCGCccccgaggacggcggcatTACCGTCACCCAGCTGCAGGTGTAAGTCTATGTTTTCTGTTCTGATGTGAGGATCCTTTGAGCCAGGTACAGGAGGTACAGAACTTGGTGGGTGACTTGATGAAGGATTGTTCTCTGGTCGTCCGTCAATTTCTTGCATGAGAGGCGTCGCGTTGAAATTCCCCTAAGACCACAATTGGTCATCTTCATCCGTGACGGGCATCTCTCACATGACCCTTATCTCacgctcactcactcactcacgcCCCTCATAGCGGCTCCAAGATCAACCGCAACCCCTTCGTCGAGACAACTCTCAGCTACGCTCTCACCTACATCGAACGCGTCAACCAGCAACGCCCCAACCACTCTCTCACCTCCACCCGTCTTATTATCCTCGCCGACAACGACTACTACTCGTTGCCCGCCGGTGCTACAGCCACTGCCGGCAAGGACTCTCGCTTCGCGCGGTACCCCCATACGATCGGCGAGGCGCACAAGACCGGCCTCGGCTCGTCCGCCGCGCTCGTGACCTCCCTGACTGCGGCCCTACTGACTCACCACCTACCGCCCGCGCTCTTCGACCTCGATACGGAGGCGGGTAAGCACACGCTGCACAACCTCGCCCAGGCGGCGCACTGCGCCGCCCAGGGGAAGGTCGGCTCCGGCTtcgatgtcgccgccgccgtgttcGGCAGCTGCAGGTACCGCCgcttctcgccgtcgttgctctcggacctcgccgcccccgggACGCCGAGCTTCGCCGACGCGCTGGTGAGgaaggtcgacgaggtcctcgcgtgggatgtcgaggtcgacaagACGGGTGTGAGCCTGCCCAAGGGCGTTTGTCTGCGGATGTGCGACGTAGACTGCGGAAGTCAGACTGTGGGAATGGTGAAGAAGGTCTTGGAGTGGAGGAAGAGCCATCCGGAGGTGTCCAAAACGTTGTGGGACGAGCTGCAAGCAAAGAACGAGGGTCTCGCGAAGGTGCTGAAGGACGGTGAGGTCGAGAGCGTCGGCGCGGCAGTCGGGGACGTCAGGAAGCTGATTCGGGCGATgggcgacggcagcggcgtgCCGATCGAGCCCGAATCGCAGACCGAGCTTCTGGACGCGCTGGGGGCAGTCGATGGCGTGTTGGGGGGCGTGGTgcctggcgccggcggcttcgatGCGCTTGCGCTGGTGATGCGCGATGATGATGCGACCAGGAAGAGGGTCGAGGAGTTCCTGGATGGGTGGagcaaggagaagggcggaCGGGTGCGACTATTGGGTGTCATGGGGGAGATGGAGGGTGCGAGGAGGGAGTCACTCGACACATATGCCGGGTGGTTGTCTTAAGGATGTTGAGAGTCCCAACCCAAAAAGCGATGCGAGCGTCTTGCCCTCTCTTTCACTCTCTCTAcatatataaatatatacaGCACACAAAGATCGGATATTAGTATATGTGGGACAAGATCAAGCAATGGCAAGACTAGGCATACAAATGGATTTGTTAGAGTAAGCAAGGAGAGCACTAATTTGAGATACGCATATGCTTCACATCTGTATGAGGGTGTCAATGGCAGGTAGTCAATTCGCAGGGACTAGTCAGCGTGTGTGATTCATCCATAGTGCGCTAACCTATGGTGCTTGTCAACAATTAATGCGGCGGACATAGCTCAGTTGGGAGAGCGTCAGACTGAAGTTAACTTCAATCACTTAATCTGAAGGTCGTGTGTTCAATCCACACTGGCCGCATCAtattttttctttttttgtaACTCGGTGCTTGACATTTGGTACCAAACGATTTTTTTTCAAGCAAGTGGAATGAGGAAATGAAACCAAACTCCATGCATGCATGGGCTTGGTTTGGGCCAAGCAATACACATCATCAATCAGCGTAAGCAAACTACGAACGCAATTCAAAACTGCGCACTCTGTACCATATTTTGGTGCCGGCAGTCCAGCGTGGTGTTCTACAATTCTTCATTCATTGACTGTTGAACGGTTGATCTTCTTACAGCATCTACGCAGAATTACGCCATCTATTCTATGGCAAACTTGTGTATCCCTGATAATTCTGATCGTCCATCCTGTCATCcgatcctctctctctgtaaGCCAGATAATTCGCCCACTCAACCTGCTTCTCACATAGCTTTGGTTACGTAAGTCGATTGTGCCTGCACCGCTGACAAGCTCGAATTCGGCATTGCACGCACTCCAAGATGAAACGGGGCATGTAGTCGTGGCACTCCTCGCACTCGCCCGGGGCTGAGTGCTTGGCCCAGTAAGTATGGCCGCACTCATGATTCTCGAGGAGGTTTTGCACCTCCCTCTCCATCCGTCGGGCCAATTGCTGGGGTTGCAGCACCGGTATGTTTGCGTCGCGGTTCACGATGACGTTAGCGCGAGCGAAGAGCCTCTCCTCGCTCCAATGGGCACATTTGCAGGTTTTCCATTTTTCACCGCAGAGGTAGCAGAAATGAGCTCCGCAGCGACAAGCTATAAACCCGAGGCGTGAGTTTCTGTACCCAGGAGAGTATGACAGACAGACTTACTCATGTGGTAGCAACCGGTAATCAGGTCTACCAATCGGCGACAACCATAGCATCGCTGCCAGCCGTTCTCTTTGGCGAGTTGGAGCAGGCTTTGAGTAGCCGTGTCCTGCGGACAGTTCTGGTTCTCGTGCCCCACGCCCTTGCAAATTGTGCAGGTTCTCGAATAACACTTGGGGCAGGTGGCGATGTCGTCCTTGATGAACTCTTTGGGGACAAAGGTTGAACAGGTCGCCAGATGACAGTATGTTCTGTTGGGCGTCGAGAACTCCAGCGCCTTGGCCCGAAACTGCCCAATGAGTTTCGGCGGGAAGAAGGTCCGGTTGTCCTCGATCGGGATCGACTTGCTGCAGCAACGGGGCGGGAATAAGGACTCGTCGGTAAGAGACATCTCGACCAGTGCCTCAAGGCAGGCGCGGCAGTACTCGTGGCCGCACGGGCAGCAGACAACGTCGGTGAAGTCATGCTGGTTCAAGCAGCAAATACACTCTCTTTGCTCTGTCTCGTTACCGCTTCTTGCCTGGCTGGCATGCGCTCGTGAATCGGCCCACGAGGATGACTCTGGTTGCATCAGTgtgtcgtcttcgtcgcgttCTTCATCGGCAGCGCTTCCCGCAGATTCGTTGAGCGTCTTGAGCTTTCCCAAGAGCTCATCGTCCAGGTAGGGCGTCTCTCCTACAACAGCCTCTACATCGTCCGtgccatcctcgccgacgactccCCCACGGCTTACACGTAGAGCCGcttctctgtctctctgcGCCTGCTTCTCTTGCGCTACGAGAGCACTGATGGCTCGACTGTCGGTCTGGATGGCTCGTGCGATGCTCTTAGACATACATCTGTCTGCGACGAGCTGGGCTTGGGATGCCAGCTCCGACTTGTAGCAGTCTTTGGCAAGCTCAAAGTCGGGCGGTTCGTTTTCTCGGTGCTTTCCCTTGCTCATCTTTTGGAGTTCCTCGAGGTCCTCTTGCTGCATCTGGAGGATGAGCTGCAGCGTTCCGTCGTCCACGCCGTGGCAGAACATCTTGGGCCTGGAAGTTGAGGTTAGCgatgaagaaaaagaaaaaaagaatgGAAAGTATCAACAAACCACGATCGAATTCAATCCCCTTGAACGATTGATGGTCTGGTATGGGAGTATCGCGTCGCTCGAGAAAGAATCTCAACGAAATAGAATGCAGCAGTTGCTGGGTTTTTTCTTTGTTTTGGGGATTGTGATGCGTGTTTTTCCTGGGTGAGGTGTAGGGCAGAGGAAGTGAGGACAATGGCTATCTGGGTATGAAAACGTAGGGAAGGAACTTCGGAAACTAATCCGAATTTGATTGATTCCTCCTCACACAACAATCTCTGACAATTCGGCTGACCTCTTGCATTAAAGAAATATTATGACAGCAGTTACTCGCCCATTCATCTATCCATCCACCTTCCCATCCTCTATTTTATGCCTGTCGTGCTATATGAAAACAACCATCTTAATTATTCTAGAGGTTCATACATTTGATCAGTTATTACAGCAATCATAACGGATCTAGCAGGCTAATATGCTAGTTTATATTGCAAGATAACAGCAACATCCCACTCTTCAGTCTCTACTTTTCACAAGATCCTCGTCAGCGTTCCGCCTCAACTTTCAAAAACTTTCCCTCTTTGGAAACTAATTCAGATGGTAAGCAAGAGGGTTCAAATACACACGAGCAATCTGTTTCAAAAATAACCTAAGAAAAAGGAGCAGCTCTACAAAGTGGAGTACTAGAGCTGTTTAACCACATACTCAACCCTATCACTTCTAATATTATTACCTACAGAGACGCAGCTTAGAGTACTATAGATCACCTGCGTTTCTATATGACGTTTCTTGGTGCCAAACCCACCACCAAGCTTACTGCAGGGGACTTCAATCCACTGCACGAGTTTGCCGCCGCTAAAAACACTCAACTAGGCTGGggaaagagaggaagaaaacaTACCTTTCATGGCCGCATGATGAGCACAGAGTTCAACCCAGTTAGTTCGCGAAGTCCATACAAGATCCTGTTGATTATGAGATGATTTTTGgcctctcttcttctctctcggCTAGTTATCGTGTTCTCATCCGCGTTTTCTGATGTAGTCGCCAGGCCCGCAATGAGTTTCCAGAGATTTGGCGGCATCCCCGCCGGAATTGCGCCGGGGAGGTTTATTATTTTTGCTGCATTCAAAGTGAAGTTCCGGAAAACCAGATCATTGCCTGAAATCAAATTGTGTTCAAAGGCTGCCTTGTCCGAACCAGAGCGAATGCCCGTCGCTATGCTTTCGAGAAGGGCTTCCAGCCGACTACCGTCATCCCCAGCCGCCCGAAAGAAATATATCCTGAATCCTTCGCAGAGCTCTGCCAGGTTTGGAGGCCATCTTTCTTTTGCCCCTTGCAGATTTACTTGTGACCTGTCCTCCTTTCTAGAGCCAAGTAAGGCTGAATTAAGAGGGTGCTAGGTAGTTCAATCAGAATTATCCTGTGACTGTAACAGACTTAGCTCCTGCCCAGTCCTGTCTATCTCATTAACTGCGCGGAATTGCTCCATTTGGGGATAGACGGATCCTACTCATCTTTCATTGGGCAAATGTTTCTAGGCAGTCTTATGAGTCTAATTGGCTTTACCCCCTTTCTGTcacgcttgacctttatgggcccctACTAACGGGCTGAGTCACCGCCGAAAAAACACCCTTTTTCCACGAACTTAACCACCTTATTGATACTCACCGGGCACCACAATCAATTTTTTCCACTGTACGGCACTTCGAGAATCATCACTAGAGCGAAATCATCGTTCCATCGCCAGTCGCTGACCTCCGACATTCCGCTTTCTGGCCAATAGACCTCTGCAAGGGGTCTCATCTCACCTCATCTCAACCACACAAACTTGCAAGCAGTCTCACAGTTCCTTTCTTCACCAATCCATCCTCCTCTATCAGCAAGCATTTCGTGCGGCCCAGCACTATGACTACCGCTACCACAGCGACGTTCCACCCGTTTCCACACCTCCCCGCCGAGCTCCGCGCTCGTATCTGGGAGCTGACCGTCGAGCCTCGC from Colletotrichum higginsianum IMI 349063 chromosome 3, whole genome shotgun sequence includes the following:
- a CDS encoding IBR finger domain-containing protein — translated: MFCHGVDDGTLQLILQMQQEDLEELQKMSKGKHRENEPPDFELAKDCYKSELASQAQLVADRCMSKSIARAIQTDSRAISALVAQEKQAQRDREAALRVSRGGVVGEDGTDDVEAVVGETPYLDDELLGKLKTLNESAGSAADEERDEDDTLMQPESSSWADSRAHASQARSGNETEQRECICCLNQHDFTDVVCCPCGHEYCRACLEALVEMSLTDESLFPPRCCSKSIPIEDNRTFFPPKLIGQFRAKALEFSTPNRTYCHLATCSTFVPKEFIKDDIATCPKCYSRTCTICKGVGHENQNCPQDTATQSLLQLAKENGWQRCYGCRRLVDLITGCYHMTCRCGAHFCYLCGEKWKTCKCAHWSEERLFARANVIVNRDANIPVLQPQQLARRMEREVQNLLENHECGHTYWAKHSAPGECEECHDYMPRFILECVQCRIRACQRCRHNRLT
- a CDS encoding Phosphomevalonate kinase yields the protein MTASMTSNPTTTAVSAPGKVLLAGGYLVLDRAYTGLVFGLSARINVVAAEIHTMPGVHLTEIVVESPQFLDAVWRYGFHLAPEDGGITVTQLQVGSKINRNPFVETTLSYALTYIERVNQQRPNHSLTSTRLIILADNDYYSLPAGATATAGKDSRFARYPHTIGEAHKTGLGSSAALVTSLTAALLTHHLPPALFDLDTEAGKHTLHNLAQAAHCAAQGKVGSGFDVAAAVFGSCRYRRFSPSLLSDLAAPGTPSFADALVRKVDEVLAWDVEVDKTGVSLPKGVCLRMCDVDCGSQTVGMVKKVLEWRKSHPEVSKTLWDELQAKNEGLAKVLKDGEVESVGAAVGDVRKLIRAMGDGSGVPIEPESQTELLDALGAVDGVLGGVVPGAGGFDALALVMRDDDATRKRVEEFLDGWSKEKGGRVRLLGVMGEMEGARRESLDTYAGWLS
- a CDS encoding Ribose 5-phosphate isomerase A, whose amino-acid sequence is MLWTCGNTSLRALRSTISSLRSSSSSSSSSSSTARVPSLTLGILFSRTTTTPPAVHARTMSAAAASLVESAKKAAAYRAVDEHLAPSARFVGIGSGSTVVYVVDAIAAKGPAFHAAMTFLPTGSQSKGLIRAAGLRLCNLDERPLGPDGKLVPIDVAFDGADEVDADLNCIKGGGACLFQEKLVAIAAKKFVVVADYRKLSSRLLTNWKAIPIEVLPMSAPDVLDRLTALGSVKPLVRPGAPGKAGEVVTDNGMWLIDAPFPKLLLPQDLADADPSSRQLGRDAAGAWEVSALARELLMIPGIVEIGIFHGLDGLQAARAGKEGLAQKPVAAYFGMEDGSVKVAAASS
- a CDS encoding pentatricopeptide repeat domain-containing protein; this encodes MPTIYSSLYQNFIRQGFAKSFTHGYAQSVVAATHPILNTQNRPSFARRNTNRFGRLQSLQLQSAFHTAERTSTSLPQHHTEKLDEKLKHGSLDAYFEALRSQQASEEELEKEWTQFQFQQQIEWKPTPASILVGEAATHDAEDYAAAQDGETPSAIPPEAQAALAQIDAALEKEIEFRNRMEALEEASEHSIRSVSRGGSAARSYQSPAIDRSRSPFSEVRTATPPFDPQSQVYADHLHKLSADGRYAEIPAVFEAMLVAGVQPIASAYNALLMAAIHLPTAKNEIVTKALDVYADMLRRKIVPDSDTYNILVGLLAARSLEVASLKKTLQEKLVRFGGMDEPGKFMFASHELENAILSEDDRLDLAMDMFEKSVLTQRAAYSAESYHQLISACAQAGRVNDMLRLYEHMELNRVTPFAAMFPSMITAFATSGDLVSAVECYNEYKELAVANDNGETTLHDRLDAEVYAAVIHAYIISDKVDGAMKFYEKIIKEYGVRAGDIKDAIVSSGMVKAFTDRGIFNEALRWAQVVEAENRADPMGNLAARAADQGDKHTAVAAFANLPINFSKIATPAMALLALSVRQGDVISAARYWHVLCAPETPVTPALIEPTAMYAIAMIGSGQVAEGLAESELMFQRIRAANPDSADEIEEGADFVHQFMSSRGIVDPREMASQQAMSASPFAATATVSSFEDSFDPYAHNTDFKGSSLISDELEGSHGRKGPKLYDALARFRNMRRAGRHPRYITYAKLISAASRDGKMELCNDILAMARTDVPLLPQYAVVRYGWSSILDAMVGACLTMGYRQMAEQYHQELLAMGAAPSANTFGLYITTLKESAKTFDEASEAVKIFHRAKAEGVEASSFLYNALIGKLGKARRIDDCLFYFAEMRALGIKPTSVTYGTIVNALCRVSDEKFAEELFDEMEAMPNYKARPAPYNSMMQFFLTTKRDKSKVLAYYERMKTKGITPTAHTYKLLVDTHATLEPIDMAAAEKVLEAIRVSGQKPEAIHFAALVHARGCNLHDMEGARKVFDSVMSDRSVTANASLFQALFEAMVANHKVADTEAILAQMRRRGVEMTPYIANTLIHGWAAEKKIEKAQAIYDSVGHEKREPSTYEAMTRAYLAVEEREKAKGVVGEMLCRGYPSAVVNKVLELLGGGGGDEVVAHN